The Cryptomeria japonica chromosome 9, Sugi_1.0, whole genome shotgun sequence DNA segment tcTAAAATTAGTTATGCAATACTATAAGATGATTTTCTTATTAATTACTCTAAAATCTTGTATAAATATtgataaattatttttctttaaactaaaaaataaatcaaaaaatttataatattctaaaataatcattaataatacaCATGTAAAAATAAATCAGTTCAGTTTAAGaattttggttttaaaaatattttgagacaataaGTAATAAAAAATTTACAAGCTCTTTATAAAGATAAGCGGTGAAAAGTTATGCCTAAATTAAGTAGTGTTTGTATCAAACGCTCGCCTGTTTGAGGAGTCGCCAGAAGAAACTATTGCTGACGCTTCATTCACTACATATTCCCAGAAAACTGCAATCCATTCCACAAATTCACATACCAAATTGAAAATCAGTTCACTGCTAATTGGATAAAGGCAGTGAACTGAAGAAATGCAAATGCAAGAGGAGAAGAAAATGGGTTGCAGGGAGAATGAACTTGCAGAGTGGTGTAAAAGCCTGGAATGCCGCATGGGGGATTTACGTATCGAAGCCACCAAACTATTCATGCAAGCAAATTGTTTGATGGAACGTGAAACTCTGCCTCGTCGTCTGCAACATCTTAACAGCCTTCACGATTTATTACATTTCGAATTTCTCCTGATTGAAGTTCACGAGGATCGACTCCCTGGTCATATTCGGTGGCTACGTGGGGTCTTCAATACCTTCGATTCTCTTCGGAAAAAGATCGTCAAgataatggagaatgaaaggaaggCGAAAGAATTGGTAGAGGGACTGCCGATTGTAACAGTTTCAGATTTTCATGTTAATGATGGGCTTTTCTGTGGAGTTTGTAAGGATGATTTTATTTTGGGAGAAGAGGTTCGAGAAATTCCTTGTATGATCGGACATATCTTTCATTCTCACTGTATTTGGCCATGGCTTGAGGATCACAATACTTGT contains these protein-coding regions:
- the LOC131061880 gene encoding E3 ubiquitin-protein ligase RING1 — encoded protein: MQMQEEKKMGCRENELAEWCKSLECRMGDLRIEATKLFMQANCLMERETLPRRLQHLNSLHDLLHFEFLLIEVHEDRLPGHIRWLRGVFNTFDSLRKKIVKIMENERKAKELVEGLPIVTVSDFHVNDGLFCGVCKDDFILGEEVREIPCMIGHIFHSHCIWPWLEDHNTCPICTTPFSMENEPKTVREDRV